A region of Lentimicrobiaceae bacterium DNA encodes the following proteins:
- a CDS encoding hydroxymethylglutaryl-CoA reductase encodes MNKIKILSGFSKLSKNKKLELIASGSPNPAEVIAQLKSFWHSDPKVQKLFDEFSENTLTNYYFPYGLAPNVLLNGKMYMVPMVIEESSVIAAASNSAKYWAGKGGFHSEVISVTKIGQVHFNWSGNFAELKNMFPQLRKLLLDRTAAITANMEARGGGVLSMELVDMTHELKDYYQLLVKFDTRDSMGANFINSCLEEYAAGIREFVNETAYFSRKDLKIIMSILSNYTPECLVKTWVECDVADLSDISEELSGEEFAWKFEQAVKIAHIDVYRATTHNKGIFNGIDSVVLATGNDFRAIEACGHAWAARSGKYRSLTDVKVENGRFHYSLTVPIAIGTVGGLTSLHPMARFSLNLLGNPQAPELMQIAAAIGLANNFGAIRSLTTKGIQVGHMKMHLLNILNVFNASESEKNGAVEYFKHHKVTHNAVAAYIQAGRIAQANN; translated from the coding sequence CGCCCAATCCTGCAGAAGTTATAGCACAGCTTAAGTCTTTTTGGCATTCTGATCCTAAAGTGCAGAAATTGTTTGATGAGTTCAGTGAAAATACACTTACAAATTACTATTTCCCATATGGTTTGGCACCTAATGTATTGCTGAACGGAAAGATGTATATGGTTCCGATGGTGATTGAAGAAAGCTCGGTTATAGCTGCAGCGTCGAACAGTGCCAAATACTGGGCAGGAAAAGGCGGATTTCACAGCGAGGTTATTTCGGTTACCAAAATTGGGCAGGTGCACTTTAACTGGTCGGGCAATTTTGCTGAATTAAAAAATATGTTTCCCCAATTGCGAAAGTTGTTGCTTGATCGCACTGCTGCAATTACCGCCAATATGGAAGCCCGTGGAGGAGGTGTTTTAAGTATGGAGCTGGTCGATATGACCCACGAACTTAAAGATTACTATCAGTTATTGGTAAAGTTTGATACCCGTGATTCAATGGGCGCTAATTTTATTAATTCCTGTCTCGAAGAGTATGCCGCCGGAATAAGGGAGTTTGTCAATGAAACCGCATATTTCAGCCGAAAGGATTTGAAAATCATTATGTCTATCCTGTCAAACTATACCCCTGAGTGTTTGGTAAAAACCTGGGTTGAATGCGATGTGGCAGATCTTTCTGATATAAGTGAGGAGTTGAGCGGGGAGGAATTTGCCTGGAAATTTGAGCAGGCCGTAAAAATTGCACACATTGATGTTTACAGGGCAACCACACATAATAAGGGAATTTTCAATGGAATAGATTCTGTTGTTCTGGCTACCGGAAATGATTTCAGAGCCATTGAGGCCTGTGGTCATGCCTGGGCAGCACGCAGCGGAAAATACCGAAGCCTGACTGATGTAAAAGTAGAAAACGGAAGGTTTCATTATAGCCTCACAGTTCCTATTGCCATTGGAACAGTTGGGGGCTTAACCTCTTTGCATCCAATGGCGCGGTTTTCGTTAAATTTGCTGGGAAATCCACAGGCACCTGAGCTTATGCAGATTGCTGCTGCTATTGGGTTGGCCAACAATTTCGGAGCTATAAGGTCATTAACAACCAAGGGGATTCAGGTGGGACATATGAAAATGCATTTGCTGAACATTCTGAATGTCTTTAATGCCAGCGAATCGGAAAAAAACGGGGCTGTGGAATATTTTAAACATCATAAGGTAACACACAATGCTGTAGCAGCTTACATTCAGGCTGGCAGAATTGCACAGGCCAATAATTAA
- a CDS encoding GHMP kinase encodes MYRFRANGKVLISGEYLVLIGARALAVPLQSGQTLECSVGTKPGILHWSAFDLSGLWFEGHFNISDFSFENCTDRDVAQRLQLLLTEVRALNPDFLRDELSLRVNTRLEFDRHWGFGSSSTLISLVSQWAGIDAMQLHRKVSGGSGYDVACANASSPLLFQICEGEVHISPVRFGSAFSQHLFLVYLGQKQNSDKEVAAFKGRIHNFTSQVEHISRISDQMASAERVEVIIELMNQHESIMEAVLEKTAVKKRLFSDFQGAVKSLGAWGGDFVLVASVQNETYVRNYFTEKGLDVIFSYNQIALLT; translated from the coding sequence ATGTACCGTTTTCGTGCCAATGGCAAAGTGTTGATTTCAGGTGAATATCTGGTTTTAATAGGAGCCAGGGCGTTGGCAGTGCCTCTGCAATCAGGGCAGACGCTTGAATGTTCTGTTGGTACTAAACCGGGAATATTGCACTGGTCAGCCTTTGATTTGTCGGGTTTGTGGTTTGAGGGACATTTTAATATTTCAGATTTTTCTTTTGAAAATTGTACAGATCGGGATGTGGCTCAACGGCTTCAGTTGCTTTTAACTGAAGTGCGTGCTCTTAATCCTGATTTTTTGCGTGATGAGTTGTCGCTGCGCGTAAATACCAGGCTTGAATTCGACCGTCATTGGGGTTTTGGCAGTAGTTCAACACTTATTTCATTGGTTTCGCAATGGGCTGGCATTGATGCCATGCAGTTGCATAGAAAAGTTTCGGGTGGCTCAGGATATGATGTAGCTTGTGCCAATGCTTCTTCTCCTTTGCTTTTTCAAATTTGTGAGGGCGAAGTTCATATTAGCCCGGTCAGGTTTGGCAGCGCCTTTAGTCAGCACCTCTTTCTGGTCTATCTTGGGCAAAAACAGAATTCTGATAAAGAAGTTGCGGCGTTTAAAGGAAGAATCCATAATTTTACATCGCAGGTTGAACATATATCCCGAATATCGGATCAAATGGCCTCAGCTGAGCGTGTCGAAGTAATTATTGAATTAATGAATCAGCATGAGTCAATTATGGAGGCAGTTCTTGAGAAAACCGCTGTAAAAAAAAGGCTGTTTTCTGATTTTCAAGGAGCTGTTAAGTCATTGGGGGCCTGGGGCGGGGATTTTGTTCTTGTTGCTTCAGTACAGAATGAAACATATGTACGTAATTATTTCACGGAGAAAGGACTTGATGTAATATTCTCCTATAACCAAATAGCACTGCTAACCTGA
- the mvaD gene encoding diphosphomevalonate decarboxylase, with protein sequence MSGFNELLLNGVSSCWKSPSNIALVKYWGKRGNQIPANASISITLSEAYTITKVKAKPAAKPGNGPEVLFWFEGEHNSLFSAKIENFLKDILPFMPFLDQVSLEIESGNNFPHSAGIASSASGMSALAVCLCSIENQLLQQPVDENEFKRKVSFISRIGSGSACRSVFGQYAVWGKHQDVEDSADEYAVSLGFEPHDSMKNIHDTIFIVDPTAKKVSSRVGHNLMNGHVFAEARYEQAKMNMSQILKAIRTGDWDLFAAITENEALSLHAMMMSSSPGYVLMHPNSLIIIDKIINFRKQTGAKLCFTLDAGPNIHLLYPHQEMAILRPLVSELKDFCYNNSVIEDMMGSGPAKLNCR encoded by the coding sequence ATGTCAGGCTTCAACGAACTTTTGTTAAATGGTGTATCTTCCTGCTGGAAGAGTCCTTCGAATATTGCACTTGTGAAATACTGGGGCAAAAGAGGCAATCAGATTCCTGCCAACGCTTCCATTAGTATTACGCTTAGCGAAGCTTACACCATAACAAAGGTTAAAGCAAAGCCAGCTGCGAAACCGGGTAATGGCCCTGAAGTCTTATTCTGGTTTGAAGGGGAGCACAATTCGTTATTCTCAGCCAAAATAGAGAATTTCCTGAAAGATATTTTGCCTTTTATGCCATTTCTCGATCAGGTTTCACTTGAGATTGAAAGCGGCAATAATTTTCCTCATTCGGCCGGTATTGCGTCTTCTGCTTCAGGCATGAGCGCACTGGCTGTTTGCCTTTGCTCAATTGAAAATCAACTGCTTCAGCAACCAGTTGATGAAAATGAGTTTAAAAGGAAAGTTTCCTTTATCTCCCGTATTGGCTCTGGCAGTGCTTGTCGGTCGGTTTTTGGTCAATATGCTGTATGGGGAAAACATCAGGACGTGGAAGACTCGGCAGATGAATATGCAGTTTCCCTCGGCTTTGAACCTCATGATAGCATGAAAAATATTCATGATACTATTTTTATTGTTGACCCCACTGCCAAAAAAGTGTCGAGCAGAGTTGGTCATAACCTGATGAACGGCCATGTGTTTGCAGAGGCCCGCTATGAACAGGCTAAAATGAACATGTCGCAAATACTGAAGGCCATCCGCACAGGTGATTGGGATTTGTTTGCGGCCATTACTGAAAATGAAGCCCTGAGTTTGCATGCCATGATGATGAGTTCGTCTCCCGGATATGTACTTATGCATCCTAATTCGCTCATAATCATTGATAAAATAATAAACTTCAGAAAACAAACCGGTGCAAAGCTTTGTTTTACCCTGGATGCCGGACCCAATATACATTTGTTGTATCCTCATCAGGAAATGGCCATCCTAAGACCTCTTGTTTCTGAATTGAAGGATTTTTGTTATAACAATTCGGTCATTGAAGATATGATGGGAAGCGGACCGGCCAAATTAAATTGCAGATAA
- a CDS encoding mevalonate kinase → MKHTSGTFYAKILLFGEYSILCDSMGLTIPYTHFKGELSFIKDDKYTDYDFAVSSNKLLREYSVYIRGLKDSGTLLCNFNIDAFEHDINHSLYFESSIPQGYGVGSSGALVAALYEKYVEGHVSGAKRLTKPEILELKDVFSQLESYFHGTSSGMDPLNCYVKHPLLIHNKRDICMVGIPRNKHDKKGAIFLINTGSPGKTGPLVNLFLDKCKIDDFMTRVREEMIPLNDACIKSLIKGETLKFFSTLKQLSGFLYDNLAPMIPETFKKIWRYGLETQSFYLKLCGSGGGGFLLGFTDDFDKAKKELHDLDVDIIPVYKSFNEAE, encoded by the coding sequence ATGAAACACACTTCCGGGACTTTTTATGCAAAGATCCTGCTTTTTGGTGAATATAGCATTTTGTGTGACTCTATGGGGTTAACAATCCCTTACACGCATTTTAAAGGAGAGTTGAGTTTTATCAAGGATGATAAATATACCGATTACGACTTTGCCGTTAGTTCAAATAAATTGCTCCGCGAATATTCAGTTTATATCAGGGGCCTCAAGGATAGTGGAACTTTATTATGCAATTTTAATATTGACGCTTTTGAGCACGATATTAATCATAGCCTTTATTTCGAATCATCTATTCCCCAGGGGTATGGAGTTGGTAGCTCAGGAGCACTTGTGGCCGCCCTGTATGAAAAATATGTTGAAGGCCATGTGTCAGGTGCCAAAAGGCTAACAAAGCCTGAAATCCTGGAGCTGAAAGATGTTTTTTCTCAGCTGGAGTCTTATTTTCACGGAACGAGCTCAGGTATGGATCCGCTTAACTGCTACGTAAAGCATCCATTGCTGATTCATAATAAACGTGATATCTGCATGGTAGGTATTCCAAGGAATAAACATGACAAAAAAGGAGCCATCTTCTTAATTAACACCGGAAGCCCCGGGAAAACCGGTCCACTGGTAAATCTGTTTCTCGACAAGTGTAAGATTGATGACTTCATGACCCGTGTGCGCGAAGAAATGATTCCGCTGAATGATGCCTGTATCAAAAGTTTAATTAAAGGAGAAACCCTTAAATTTTTCTCTACACTTAAACAGCTTTCGGGTTTCTTATATGATAATCTGGCTCCGATGATTCCGGAAACATTTAAAAAAATATGGAGGTACGGTCTTGAAACACAGTCGTTTTACCTGAAATTGTGTGGTTCGGGAGGCGGTGGATTCTTGTTGGGGTTTACCGACGATTTTGATAAGGCCAAGAAAGAACTTCATGACCTGGATGTAGATATTATTCCGGTTTATAAAAGCTTTAACGAAGCTGAATAA
- the ade gene encoding adenine deaminase, whose amino-acid sequence MATEITKLIVQGKIVDVLNGEIFSGSVEVSDGRIINIVRDEKAEGPFILPGLIDAHVHIESSMLLPSEFARLAVVHGTIATVSDPHEIANVLGMKGVRFMIENGRKVPFKFFFGAPSCVPATPFETSGASLGPAEVDEMLSWPEISYLSEMMNFPGVLNGNPEVLAKLASAQKYGKPVDGHAPGVDGDNARAYAAAGISTDHECFTTEEAIDKMDAGMKVLIREGSAARNFDELISLIKDYPEMIMFCSDDKHPDDLVNGHINLLVKRAIGAGYNLMDVLRACTLNPVKHYNLNIGLLQKGDPSDFILVDNLSDFNILKTYINGQLVAENGHSLLQWMDEDTPNVFNAKNITAADLAVPALGDALKVQHALEGQLITMLKLERARVVNGLAVSDTSRDILKMMVMNRYAPASPAIDFVSGFGLKRGAIASTVAHDSHNIIAVGVDDESMARAVNLVIKAKGGISAVDGDKEMILELPVAGLMSQKDGYSVANLYSQINEMVMQTGSSLKAPFMTLSFMALLVIPAIKLSDRGIFDGNSFSFTSLFE is encoded by the coding sequence ATGGCAACAGAAATAACAAAGCTTATTGTTCAGGGTAAAATAGTGGATGTTTTAAACGGTGAAATATTTTCGGGTTCGGTTGAAGTTTCTGATGGCCGGATTATAAATATTGTTAGAGATGAAAAGGCAGAAGGTCCATTTATTCTGCCTGGTTTGATTGATGCTCATGTGCATATCGAGAGCTCCATGTTGCTGCCTTCTGAGTTTGCCCGTCTGGCTGTTGTGCACGGGACCATTGCTACTGTTTCAGACCCCCATGAAATTGCCAATGTTTTAGGTATGAAAGGGGTGCGTTTTATGATTGAAAATGGAAGAAAAGTTCCTTTTAAGTTTTTCTTTGGTGCTCCATCTTGCGTGCCCGCTACACCTTTTGAAACATCAGGCGCATCACTGGGTCCGGCCGAAGTTGATGAAATGCTTTCCTGGCCTGAAATCAGCTACCTTTCTGAGATGATGAATTTTCCCGGTGTGCTTAATGGCAATCCGGAAGTGTTGGCAAAGCTCGCTTCTGCCCAAAAATATGGAAAACCTGTTGACGGTCATGCGCCGGGTGTTGATGGCGACAATGCACGAGCCTATGCTGCAGCCGGCATTTCAACGGATCATGAGTGCTTTACTACCGAAGAAGCCATCGATAAGATGGATGCCGGCATGAAAGTGTTAATCAGAGAAGGAAGTGCAGCCCGTAATTTTGATGAACTTATTTCGCTTATAAAAGATTATCCGGAGATGATCATGTTTTGCTCCGACGATAAACATCCTGATGATTTGGTGAATGGCCACATTAATTTGTTGGTTAAGCGGGCGATTGGTGCCGGCTATAATTTGATGGATGTGCTCAGAGCCTGTACGCTTAACCCCGTGAAACATTATAATTTGAACATCGGGTTGCTCCAAAAAGGCGATCCCTCTGATTTTATTCTGGTTGATAATCTGAGCGATTTTAATATTCTTAAAACTTATATCAATGGTCAGTTAGTGGCAGAGAATGGTCATTCGTTGCTGCAGTGGATGGATGAAGATACACCCAATGTTTTTAATGCTAAAAATATAACGGCGGCCGATTTGGCTGTGCCAGCCTTGGGTGATGCTTTAAAAGTGCAACATGCACTTGAAGGTCAGCTTATTACCATGCTGAAGTTGGAAAGGGCTAGGGTGGTGAACGGTTTGGCTGTTTCAGATACCAGTCGCGATATTCTTAAAATGATGGTGATGAATCGCTATGCCCCGGCTTCACCAGCCATTGATTTTGTAAGTGGTTTCGGGTTGAAACGGGGAGCTATTGCCTCAACAGTAGCGCATGATAGCCACAATATCATTGCCGTAGGTGTTGATGATGAGTCTATGGCACGTGCAGTTAATCTGGTTATTAAAGCTAAAGGAGGAATTTCGGCAGTTGATGGTGATAAAGAGATGATTCTTGAACTTCCGGTTGCCGGACTTATGTCGCAGAAAGATGGATATTCAGTCGCAAACCTTTATAGTCAGATCAATGAAATGGTTATGCAGACTGGTTCTTCGCTCAAAGCCCCGTTTATGACCCTTTCCTTTATGGCTTTGCTGGTGATTCCGGCTATCAAACTTAGTGATAGGGGAATATTTGATGGTAATTCCTTCAGTTTTACCTCTTTATTTGAATAA
- a CDS encoding helix-turn-helix transcriptional regulator, which yields MAKEIVLDIVKLEAAASKLRAIAHPMRIAIIDLLNEKKKLSVTEIYEYLRIEQAAASHHLNILKSKGILASKREGKQIHYSVRTSSITEIIQCIDKCNG from the coding sequence ATGGCAAAAGAAATCGTCTTAGACATTGTAAAACTAGAGGCTGCCGCCAGTAAGTTGCGCGCTATTGCCCACCCAATGCGGATTGCAATTATTGATCTTCTGAATGAGAAAAAGAAACTGAGCGTAACTGAAATATATGAATATTTGCGTATTGAACAGGCTGCTGCTTCTCATCATCTCAATATTCTGAAAAGTAAAGGAATATTAGCGTCCAAAAGAGAAGGAAAACAAATTCATTATTCTGTCAGAACAAGCTCAATTACTGAGATTATTCAGTGTATTGATAAATGTAATGGCTGA
- a CDS encoding Ig-like domain-containing protein, with translation MGNLTSYLKPIYRLSIACVLFFTACANPVSPTGGPKDTTPPEVTKSEPANQSVNFTSDKVTLTFSEFVSLKEISNQLVISPPMGEQPEFTIRGKSLIMKFKEALRANTTYNFFFGDAIVDITESNPLAGFQFTFSTGAVLDSLSVSGNLTNAFTNQPVKGAFVMLYDTIYDSIPYKERPYYLARTGASGEYSLNNLRQGNYLMFSLTDINADYIYNLPTEEISFSDSIIKPGFAGSPAEKPDSLTNEETTEGTTMQAPTINLRQFREADTVQRILKASLLSENVLSLAFSCSTVSPEFKALQPELNGHWYYESINRTRDTITLWIPNPGADSLTVAVSDTGMKTDTLEFSLKPRTKLTGKKQTSEPTDKKTALSIKNFLISSRIKPDQPLVLKFSEPVIAADFDKIQLTKDSIQIKPSIAFTDSVKTRLELSYPWAEGSTYRLILPDSIFTGAFSSVNDSTAMKFTAYSETETGSLKVNISIPKPGINYIVQLLGDKETLIEQHIIEDNAIVEFKYLSPKKYRLKVIIDSNKNQKWDTGRYLKKLQPEFVIYHPKEFELRSNWTMEEDWQITMPD, from the coding sequence ATGGGCAATCTCACTTCATATTTAAAACCAATATACAGACTATCAATAGCCTGTGTACTGTTTTTTACTGCATGCGCCAATCCTGTTTCACCCACAGGAGGCCCCAAAGACACAACTCCGCCGGAGGTTACCAAATCGGAGCCTGCCAACCAGAGCGTCAATTTCACTTCTGACAAGGTAACGCTTACTTTCAGCGAATTTGTATCACTCAAAGAAATTTCGAATCAGCTGGTTATATCACCGCCTATGGGAGAACAGCCCGAATTTACCATTCGGGGCAAAAGCCTGATAATGAAATTCAAAGAAGCGCTACGCGCCAATACAACTTACAATTTCTTCTTTGGAGATGCCATTGTAGACATCACAGAATCAAATCCGTTGGCAGGCTTTCAATTCACCTTTTCAACCGGAGCAGTTCTCGACTCCTTATCTGTTTCGGGCAATTTAACCAATGCTTTTACCAATCAGCCGGTTAAAGGAGCATTTGTAATGCTGTACGACACCATTTACGACTCCATTCCATACAAAGAAAGGCCTTACTATCTGGCCAGAACAGGCGCATCAGGTGAATATAGCCTCAACAATCTGCGCCAGGGGAATTATCTCATGTTTTCGCTGACAGATATCAATGCCGACTACATTTACAATCTGCCGACAGAAGAAATTAGTTTTTCCGACTCTATCATTAAGCCCGGATTTGCAGGCAGCCCTGCCGAAAAACCGGACAGCCTTACTAATGAGGAAACTACAGAGGGAACAACAATGCAAGCACCCACGATAAATCTGCGGCAATTCAGAGAAGCCGACACTGTTCAGCGTATTCTGAAAGCATCGCTTTTAAGTGAAAACGTGCTGAGCCTTGCCTTCAGCTGCAGCACTGTGTCGCCTGAATTTAAAGCCCTTCAGCCTGAGCTCAATGGCCATTGGTATTATGAGAGCATCAATCGCACACGCGACACCATTACCTTGTGGATACCTAACCCGGGAGCCGACAGCCTGACAGTAGCTGTATCAGACACCGGTATGAAAACCGACACACTCGAGTTTTCATTGAAGCCTCGCACAAAACTTACGGGCAAAAAACAAACATCAGAACCCACTGACAAAAAAACAGCCCTTTCCATTAAAAATTTTCTGATTTCGAGCCGAATAAAGCCTGACCAGCCATTGGTTCTCAAATTTTCAGAACCTGTCATTGCCGCTGATTTTGATAAAATTCAACTGACAAAGGATTCAATTCAGATAAAGCCATCCATTGCCTTTACTGACTCCGTTAAAACCCGCCTTGAATTATCGTATCCATGGGCTGAGGGCTCAACGTATCGCCTGATTTTACCCGACAGCATATTTACGGGTGCGTTTTCTTCTGTGAACGACAGTACTGCCATGAAATTTACGGCATATTCAGAAACTGAAACAGGCTCTTTAAAAGTAAATATAAGCATCCCGAAACCCGGTATAAATTATATTGTGCAATTACTCGGCGACAAAGAAACACTGATAGAACAACATATTATTGAAGATAATGCCATAGTGGAATTTAAATATCTGAGTCCCAAAAAATACAGGTTAAAGGTTATTATCGACAGCAATAAAAATCAAAAGTGGGACACTGGCCGCTATCTGAAAAAGCTCCAGCCGGAGTTTGTGATCTACCATCCCAAAGAATTTGAGCTTAGATCAAACTGGACAATGGAAGAAGACTGGCAAATTACAATGCCTGACTAA
- a CDS encoding T9SS type A sorting domain-containing protein, translating to MRKICLLFLLFISVAFYSLAQDSIIVGAGVRHCCFKTGVTERLRPEAKEAFANYDVHYLRFNLFIDPSREDISGSVYTLFEVKGDLSEGLKMELSTTLQVDSVTFNGQSVSFSHMGEFSLTINAPHSFQSGSFAAVEVFYHGVPSPGEGFGSVGRKEHNGEWAMWTLSEPYGCRDWWPGKNDLTDKADSVDIFVHSPEKYRTASNGVLVSDTVSAGVRTCHWKHRYPVVPYLIAVAVTNYDVYTDVAYPGGSPVEILNYVYPEDKADIMPRTAQTVPVMELYSDLFSPYPFANEKYGHAQFGWGGGMEHQTMSFMGRFDFEIIAHELAHQWFGNMVTLNSWQDIWLNEGFATYLSALTYEHFFDGYYWPVWKSQSIGFVTSEPGGAVFVEDTTDVSRIFSARLSYYKGALLLHMLRWVCGDEAFFTACRNYLEDPALKYSFAGTAQLKAHLESASGIDLTEFFNDWYYGQGFPAYQIRCYQMAANDYKVEISQSQSHPSVSFFEMPVPVRFSGSGKDTLIVFNHQADKQVFTIFPDFEIEQVVFDPDQWIVSANNLDTLIRKSNLVEIYPNPVVDVFRVTPANESLTGISVTDCAGREVKVDFSVEGNGISVDATSLSAGIYLIRINSVNGSRVAKFLKL from the coding sequence ATGAGGAAAATATGTTTGCTTTTCTTGCTTTTTATATCGGTTGCCTTTTATAGTTTGGCGCAGGATAGTATCATTGTGGGCGCAGGCGTCAGGCATTGTTGCTTTAAAACAGGCGTGACTGAACGTTTGAGGCCTGAAGCTAAAGAAGCGTTTGCTAATTATGATGTACATTACCTGAGGTTTAATCTTTTTATTGATCCTTCGAGGGAAGATATATCCGGCTCTGTTTATACCCTGTTTGAAGTGAAAGGCGATTTGTCGGAAGGCCTGAAAATGGAGTTGTCTACAACGCTGCAGGTAGATTCGGTTACTTTTAACGGTCAATCTGTGTCTTTTTCACACATGGGCGAATTTTCTCTAACCATAAATGCCCCTCACTCATTTCAATCAGGGAGTTTTGCCGCAGTCGAGGTTTTTTACCATGGAGTTCCTTCTCCGGGTGAGGGATTTGGCTCTGTTGGCCGCAAGGAACACAATGGCGAATGGGCTATGTGGACACTCTCCGAACCCTACGGTTGTCGCGACTGGTGGCCCGGTAAAAATGATCTGACAGATAAGGCAGACTCAGTAGATATTTTTGTTCATTCTCCCGAAAAATACCGTACTGCATCCAACGGTGTGCTGGTGAGCGATACCGTAAGCGCAGGTGTACGCACCTGTCACTGGAAACATCGTTATCCCGTAGTTCCTTATCTTATTGCTGTTGCTGTTACTAATTATGATGTTTATACCGATGTAGCTTATCCCGGTGGCAGCCCTGTTGAAATTCTGAACTATGTTTATCCGGAAGATAAAGCTGACATCATGCCCCGCACGGCACAAACAGTTCCGGTAATGGAGCTATACAGTGATTTGTTTTCACCTTACCCGTTTGCCAATGAAAAATATGGCCATGCGCAGTTTGGATGGGGTGGAGGAATGGAGCACCAAACGATGTCATTTATGGGGCGTTTTGATTTTGAAATTATTGCGCACGAGCTTGCTCATCAATGGTTTGGCAATATGGTTACCCTGAACTCATGGCAGGATATATGGCTAAATGAAGGATTTGCCACTTATCTTTCGGCGCTTACTTATGAACATTTTTTTGATGGTTATTATTGGCCTGTTTGGAAGTCGCAAAGTATAGGATTTGTTACCTCTGAACCTGGCGGAGCTGTTTTTGTTGAAGATACAACTGATGTCAGCCGAATTTTCAGCGCCCGCCTTTCTTATTACAAAGGTGCTTTGCTCTTGCATATGCTGCGGTGGGTTTGCGGAGATGAGGCCTTTTTTACTGCCTGCAGGAATTATCTTGAGGATCCGGCCCTGAAGTATAGTTTTGCCGGAACAGCGCAACTCAAAGCACATCTTGAATCAGCTTCCGGAATTGATCTGACTGAATTTTTCAACGACTGGTACTACGGGCAGGGTTTTCCGGCCTACCAAATCAGGTGCTATCAGATGGCGGCCAACGATTATAAGGTAGAGATTAGTCAATCTCAGTCGCACCCTTCTGTCTCATTTTTCGAAATGCCTGTGCCGGTAAGGTTTTCGGGCTCGGGTAAAGATACGCTCATTGTGTTCAACCATCAGGCAGATAAACAGGTTTTTACTATTTTTCCTGATTTTGAAATCGAGCAGGTCGTTTTCGACCCTGACCAATGGATTGTTTCTGCTAATAATCTTGACACACTGATACGAAAGTCAAATCTCGTTGAAATTTATCCGAATCCGGTTGTTGACGTTTTCAGAGTTACTCCTGCAAATGAGAGCCTGACCGGAATTTCGGTAACCGACTGCGCAGGACGTGAAGTAAAAGTGGATTTTTCTGTTGAAGGCAATGGCATTTCAGTAGATGCAACGAGTTTGTCTGCAGGGATTTACTTGATACGGATTAATAGTGTGAATGGAAGCAGAGTGGCTAAATTTTTGAAATTATAG